The Moorena producens PAL-8-15-08-1 genomic interval GCTAGGGTAAATTCTCCCAAAAACTGAGCAGCAGTAGGTACCCACGGATTACCTGGAAGGGTGTCTTGATGGAGAAAGGGCAAGAAAACATAGTCCCAGTCTAATCCTTTGGCTTTGTGCATGGTGATTACAGTCAGTTGATGGGAACGCAGATAAGGGGAGTCTGTATTATCTGGGTCTACAGGTTCAAAACGTTCTGAGCTAACGATTTCCTGAAGTACTGTTAGAGTGTCACTGATAGAACTGTTGCCAAAGGTCTGTTTTGCTATCCGTTCGGCTAATTTATCTGCTGTGGCGAGCTCGGATTGGTCATAGTTTAAGGTCTGAGCCAGAAAGGAAATGAGGTGATAATTGGGGAGTTCTAGACGAGCACGTAGTAAATCACAGCAGTAGCGGCGAGCTTTGATAACTGGTTTTGTATGGGGTGGATCCAATGGACCAGGATAGAGGAATTGTTCGGGATAAGTCGATAGAGCATTGAGGTCTTGGGTGGGAATTAACTGACGTTTTACCAAGACATCTAGGGCAGCTTTTAGGTAATCCGGAGAATGGGGACGGTCGAGAAATTGCAGCAGTGTTAGGATTTGACTGGGAACGTGGGATTCGCGATCGCGTTTTTGGACATCATACACTTCAATCCCATGCTGGCGTTTGAGATACTCCAGTTGTTCCACCACAAACGTCCCTTGTCGATTCTCCCGTACTAACACAGCAGCGTTATGGTTTTGGTTTTTGGCAAATAGCTCTACTACTCGCTTTCCAATCAGCTCGACTGTGTGGTAAATGTCCTTAGGAGTGTAAAGTTCTAAGCCTCTCCCTTCTGGATTTGGGTTGGCATCCGGTTGAGGGTCATTGGCATCTACTCGACGAATGGTTTGAGGACGAAAGGGTAGCTCAGGAGATGCTTGGGTTTGGGGGATAGAGTCTGGCTGTGGTACTGTTTCGGTAGAGTTTTTGCTGCCATAAGTGCTATTGACCCAATTCACGATAAAGTTGGCAGCATCGATGATAATCTGGCTACTGCGACCCGCTTGATCCATTGTGGCTAAATGTCCTATTGCCTGACATTCTTGGCAAAACCAATTGAAGTAAATCGGGTCAGCTGGGGTAAAGGTAGAGTTAATGGCTTGATTGGGGTCTCCAACTCGGATCAGATTTGTTAAAGGTTGTTTGGTTGTTCGCGTAGCGTGGCCAATAGGCCAAGGTTGTTTGGTTGAAGGTTCAAGGTTTGGTTCGGAAGTAGCTGGCAATGTGGCTAGGGTTTGCAAGAGTCGGTATTGTAACGGTGTGGAATCCTGGGCTTCGTCTTCAAAGACGGCAAAAAATTGATTTTGCCAGAGCTGACGGATGGCATCGTTTTCTAGCACTCTCAGGGCGGCTAGAATCATGTCGTCGTAGTC includes:
- a CDS encoding ATP-dependent helicase, with protein sequence MSDDTDTKSDSGQTPLAAWRAQELQRLRNSLRRGQQPMADWQGGTLAVSAVPGAGKSTGMAKAAAIAIANYQLHSRYQLLVVTFTRSAAASIRAKIRDDLKTLKVPQNSFVVYTLHGLALYIANRHPELSGLNLDSSTLVTPNQSHRLIRACVEQWIANYPRRYLTLLEGRSFDGEETERLRRQSVLRTEVLPNLAYTVIHEAKSSGLLPADLWHLSEQTTDEYGILAIAAGLYQQYQTIVRSREFIDYDDMILAALRVLENDAIRQLWQNQFFAVFEDEAQDSTPLQYRLLQTLATLPATSEPNLEPSTKQPWPIGHATRTTKQPLTNLIRVGDPNQAINSTFTPADPIYFNWFCQECQAIGHLATMDQAGRSSQIIIDAANFIVNWVNSTYGSKNSTETVPQPDSIPQTQASPELPFRPQTIRRVDANDPQPDANPNPEGRGLELYTPKDIYHTVELIGKRVVELFAKNQNHNAAVLVRENRQGTFVVEQLEYLKRQHGIEVYDVQKRDRESHVPSQILTLLQFLDRPHSPDYLKAALDVLVKRQLIPTQDLNALSTYPEQFLYPGPLDPPHTKPVIKARRYCCDLLRARLELPNYHLISFLAQTLNYDQSELATADKLAERIAKQTFGNSSISDTLTVLQEIVSSERFEPVDPDNTDSPYLRSHQLTVITMHKAKGLDWDYVFLPFLHQDTLPGNPWVPTAAQFLGEFTLAEVARAQIRAHLHGKPLPMAPEAWEQAAQLKTAEEFRLLYVAMTRAKRLLWMAAADLGPFRWNTFSGKGDNLQQKKPCPVLPALKAQFPNSLMIND